In one window of Spirochaetaceae bacterium DNA:
- a CDS encoding AAA family ATPase yields MYANPGAVLLLDEPDAHLEILRQRQIYALLTEVARDSGSQIIAASHSEVLLNQAAGRDMVVAFVGKPHRIDGRGSPILKSLRDISFDHYYQAEQAGWVLHIEGSTDLSILQAFARRLGHEPGVRALERPFVYVVGNQPSAVQSHFHGLKEALPELCGVALFDRMDRVQPPDLAPVECQMWKRREIENYLCSRATLEAYAATSAAQAVPGPLFTEAEAAARLVAMRSAIAEVETALATLGKGSPWGRTSRPTMSF; encoded by the coding sequence ATGTACGCGAATCCGGGCGCCGTGCTGTTGCTGGACGAGCCGGATGCGCACCTGGAGATTCTCCGCCAGCGTCAAATCTACGCCCTGCTCACTGAAGTGGCGCGCGACAGCGGCAGCCAGATCATCGCAGCCAGCCACTCGGAGGTGCTGCTCAACCAGGCCGCCGGACGTGACATGGTCGTCGCCTTCGTCGGCAAGCCGCACCGCATAGATGGCCGCGGCAGTCCGATTCTGAAGTCGTTGCGGGACATCTCGTTCGACCACTACTACCAGGCCGAACAGGCCGGTTGGGTGCTCCACATCGAAGGCTCGACCGATCTCAGCATCCTGCAGGCGTTTGCCCGCCGTCTCGGTCACGAACCGGGGGTCAGGGCGCTGGAGCGCCCGTTCGTGTACGTCGTCGGAAACCAACCGTCGGCCGTGCAGAGCCACTTTCACGGCTTGAAGGAAGCTCTGCCCGAGCTGTGTGGAGTTGCGCTCTTCGATCGCATGGATCGGGTTCAGCCTCCCGACCTTGCGCCGGTCGAGTGCCAGATGTGGAAGCGCAGGGAGATCGAAAACTACCTGTGCTCGCGGGCCACGCTCGAAGCGTATGCCGCGACATCGGCTGCGCAAGCCGTACCCGGACCGCTGTTCACGGAAGCGGAAGCCGCCGCACGGCTGGTCGCGATGCGAAGCGCCATCGCGGAGGTCGAGACCGCGCTGGCGACGCTCGGCAAGGGTTCTCCGTGGGGCCGGACATCGAGGCCAACGATGAGTTTCTGA
- a CDS encoding type II toxin-antitoxin system death-on-curing family toxin, whose amino-acid sequence MSGGGDAWRWVESSVVFAIHDRQLAEHGGMDGVRDPGMVESALARPANLARYGRPDAADLAAAYALGIAKNHGFLDGNKRTAWVTARLFLADNGRRLEFDPIDAIRTMEAVAAGRIGETELANWFRSHLVLDEDPPSERVARH is encoded by the coding sequence GTGAGCGGCGGCGGCGACGCATGGCGCTGGGTCGAATCCAGCGTCGTGTTCGCGATCCATGACCGCCAACTCGCCGAGCATGGCGGTATGGACGGAGTCCGCGATCCGGGCATGGTGGAGTCCGCGCTGGCCCGCCCGGCCAACCTTGCGCGTTACGGGAGGCCTGACGCAGCCGACTTGGCAGCCGCCTACGCGCTTGGAATCGCCAAGAACCATGGCTTCCTCGACGGCAACAAGCGCACCGCCTGGGTCACCGCGCGCCTGTTCCTGGCCGACAACGGCAGGCGCCTCGAATTCGATCCGATCGATGCCATCCGCACCATGGAGGCCGTAGCCGCCGGCCGCATCGGCGAGACCGAACTGGCCAACTGGTTCCGATCCCACCTGGTTCTCGACGAGGACCCTCCTTCAGAACGGGTTGCCCGACATTGA
- a CDS encoding aspartate aminotransferase family protein, translating into MTADLIERRNRALGAGAPLFYREPLHIVRGEGACLFDAAGRRYVDMYNNVPCVGHAHPRIVEAMAAQQATLNVHSRYLHEGILELAERITGLHGERMESVVFSCTGTEANEVALRMARAATGRRGIVCSDAAYHGTSEAVGKLTHVHRRSPEPGAEVRGFPFPQTYRPLAGGPAGEPIEQLRDRYLDRLQAAIDDLTNDGVGFAALLVCPIFANEGLPTVPDGFMPRAAEIARAAGGVVIADEVQAGYCRTGRWWGYEVAGFEPDVVVTGKPMGAGLPLAATTASRDLVETFRRGGYFNTFASSPLQGAVGKAVIDIIEDEGLRHNVATVGARLIEGLRDLQPHYPAMGDVRGHGLFIGVDLVEDPATRAPDREGAANVVNALKDKGFLTASSGVHNNVVKMRPPLVLGAADADAFLAAFRETMADLSGG; encoded by the coding sequence ATGACCGCTGACCTCATCGAACGGCGCAACCGGGCGCTCGGCGCCGGCGCGCCGCTGTTCTATCGCGAGCCGCTGCACATCGTGCGCGGCGAGGGTGCCTGTCTGTTCGACGCCGCCGGCCGCCGCTACGTCGACATGTACAACAACGTGCCGTGCGTCGGTCATGCCCATCCGCGGATCGTGGAGGCGATGGCGGCCCAGCAGGCGACCCTCAACGTGCACAGCCGGTACCTGCACGAGGGCATCCTCGAGCTCGCCGAACGGATCACCGGGCTGCACGGGGAGCGTATGGAGAGCGTCGTGTTCTCGTGCACCGGGACCGAGGCCAACGAGGTGGCGCTGCGCATGGCGCGGGCGGCCACCGGCCGGCGCGGGATCGTGTGCTCGGACGCCGCCTATCACGGCACCAGCGAGGCGGTCGGCAAGCTCACGCACGTGCACCGGCGCAGTCCCGAGCCGGGCGCCGAGGTACGCGGCTTTCCGTTCCCGCAAACCTATCGCCCGCTCGCCGGCGGACCGGCCGGCGAGCCGATCGAACAACTCCGGGATCGCTACCTCGATCGTCTGCAGGCGGCCATCGACGACCTCACCAACGACGGCGTCGGGTTTGCCGCGCTCCTCGTGTGTCCGATCTTCGCCAACGAGGGGCTGCCCACGGTGCCGGACGGGTTCATGCCGCGGGCCGCGGAGATCGCGCGCGCGGCCGGGGGAGTCGTCATCGCCGACGAGGTCCAGGCCGGCTACTGCCGCACCGGTCGTTGGTGGGGCTACGAGGTGGCCGGTTTCGAGCCGGACGTCGTGGTGACCGGCAAGCCGATGGGGGCCGGGCTTCCGCTCGCGGCAACGACCGCGAGCCGCGATCTCGTGGAGACGTTCCGCCGGGGCGGCTACTTCAACACGTTCGCGTCGAGCCCGCTGCAGGGCGCCGTCGGCAAGGCGGTCATCGACATCATCGAAGACGAGGGGCTTCGGCACAACGTCGCGACCGTCGGTGCGCGCCTGATCGAGGGGCTCCGGGACCTACAGCCCCACTACCCTGCCATGGGTGACGTGCGCGGCCACGGCCTGTTCATCGGCGTCGACCTGGTCGAGGATCCGGCGACCAGGGCGCCCGACCGGGAAGGTGCCGCCAACGTCGTCAACGCGCTCAAGGACAAGGGCTTCCTGACCGCGAGCAGCGGCGTGCACAACAACGTGGTCAAGATGCGTCCGCCGCTGGTCCTCGGCGCCGCCGATGCCGATGCGTTCCTGGCAGCCTTCCGAGAGACGATGGCCGATCTCTCCGGTGGATAG
- a CDS encoding phosphotransferase yields MDRAAIEERYGGAARAAMDAFGLAGGALSLVAVSENVTFRVDAPDGDAYVLRLHRPGYHTLAELVSERAWTAALAGAGMAVPRGVTTNGGRHYVEVVAADGERRYAGVTRWIEGTPLGRVLRAAEAHEYLPHFDAIGAIAATVHNQSSGWAAPAGFTRHAFDVDGLFGETPFWGRFWDSPLLSRAERRLVVRTRDAIGAALARYGADARTYSLIHSDLHFGNVLVDGDRLAVIDFDDCGFGWHQYELAVVLAGHPAERFDAHFESLLRGYRRVRAFPDQDAALVPMFVVARALAQLGWIEQRPEHHRPGVVQAHKDRACTLCASLDTRDLPAPVGGQPGK; encoded by the coding sequence GTGGATAGAGCAGCGATCGAAGAGCGCTACGGCGGAGCGGCTCGAGCGGCGATGGATGCGTTCGGGCTCGCCGGCGGTGCGCTGTCGCTGGTCGCCGTGTCCGAGAACGTCACGTTCCGGGTGGACGCGCCCGATGGAGACGCCTACGTGCTGCGTCTGCACCGGCCGGGCTATCACACGCTCGCCGAGCTGGTCTCGGAGCGCGCATGGACGGCTGCCCTCGCGGGCGCGGGGATGGCAGTGCCCCGCGGCGTGACGACGAACGGCGGACGCCACTACGTCGAGGTGGTCGCCGCCGACGGCGAACGGCGCTACGCCGGGGTAACGCGCTGGATCGAAGGCACGCCGCTTGGCCGGGTGCTGCGCGCTGCCGAGGCGCACGAGTACCTGCCGCATTTCGATGCCATCGGGGCCATTGCGGCGACGGTCCACAATCAGTCGAGCGGGTGGGCGGCGCCGGCGGGCTTTACCCGGCACGCGTTCGACGTCGACGGCTTGTTCGGCGAGACGCCGTTCTGGGGCCGATTCTGGGATTCGCCGCTGCTGTCGCGGGCGGAGCGCCGGCTGGTCGTGCGCACCCGCGACGCGATCGGCGCCGCGCTCGCCCGCTACGGCGCCGACGCGCGCACCTACAGCCTCATCCACTCCGACCTGCACTTCGGCAACGTCCTGGTCGACGGCGACCGGCTCGCGGTAATCGACTTCGACGACTGCGGCTTCGGCTGGCACCAGTACGAACTCGCCGTGGTGCTCGCCGGGCATCCGGCCGAGCGCTTCGACGCGCACTTCGAGTCGCTGCTGCGTGGCTACCGGCGGGTGCGAGCCTTCCCGGACCAGGATGCGGCATTGGTGCCGATGTTTGTCGTGGCGCGCGCGCTCGCACAGTTGGGATGGATCGAGCAGCGGCCGGAGCATCACCGCCCGGGCGTGGTGCAGGCGCACAAGGACCGAGCGTGCACCCTGTGCGCGAGCCTCGACACGCGCGACCTGCCCGCCCCCGTCGGCGGGCAGCCAGGGAAGTAA